The following proteins are co-located in the Desulfoscipio sp. XC116 genome:
- a CDS encoding type II toxin-antitoxin system RelE/ParE family toxin, with protein MGYKLIVSKDAHRDVDEIAGYIVHELKSPQAASGFLDDVEKSYRSLVANPRLFALCQDAKLRREGYRKVVIKNYLVLYRIDEEKKTVYVVRVVYGPRNYPDLL; from the coding sequence ATGGGCTATAAGCTGATTGTTTCCAAGGACGCCCACCGGGATGTTGACGAGATCGCCGGATATATCGTCCATGAGCTGAAAAGCCCGCAGGCCGCCTCCGGCTTTCTTGACGATGTGGAAAAAAGCTACCGCTCCCTTGTGGCGAATCCCCGCCTGTTCGCGCTTTGCCAGGATGCAAAGCTCCGGCGGGAAGGATACAGGAAGGTCGTCATTAAAAACTACCTTGTCCTGTACCGGATTGACGAGGAAAAGAAGACCGTGTATGTCGTCCGTGTCGTTTACGGACCGCGCAACTACCCGGATTTATTGTAA